In Malus sylvestris chromosome 16, drMalSylv7.2, whole genome shotgun sequence, the following are encoded in one genomic region:
- the LOC126607533 gene encoding oxysterol-binding protein-related protein 1D-like isoform X1, protein MNPLCCIAPVSVDRDRGTPVAAKQLGECQIGPEAPIRNVSYGSRPSYSAQVSSAGTETDRASVAAGHEVEDTISEARDSKVFGGGVSGGVAGILYKWVNYGKGWRSRWFVLEDGVLSYYKVHGPDKILMSQVREKGLRVIGEDSLRYMKKANWGSNRLGGAAAAARPWKPFGEVHLKVSSIRASKSDDKRLSIFTGTKTLHLWCVSREDRATWVEALLGAKDLFPRVFTSNDLVLSRDIVVSTEKLRLRLAQEGINEPVIKDCESIMLLEVSELQNQLKALRSKHVMLLESLRQLEKEKIELETTVVDETKERESYGQGDRRFSDFYSVLSEGSASDSDADNESQIETDEDEGTYFDTHDILSSEALRSASYRSREVLGNDTLRSASYRSKEGLGNGSIFERDSFFSDRLHGVEEITTIKYPYVKRRDNLPEPKEKEKPISLWSIIKDNIGKDLSGVCLPVYFNEPLSSLQKCFEDLEYSNLVDRASEWGKRGNDLMRILNVAAFAVSGYASTEGRHCKPFNPLLGETYEADYPDKGLRFFSEKVSHHPMVVACHCEGRGWKFWADSNLKGKFWGRSIQLDPVGTLALQFEDGETFQWSKVTTSIYNIILGKIYCDHYGTMRIRGSGNYSCKLKFKEQSIIDRNPHQPLEFQVHGFVQDNRTGEKVAMLVGKWDEAMYYVLGDPTTKPKGYDPMTEAVLLWERDDYVTKTRYNLSPFAISLNELTPGLLERLPPTDSRLRPDQRHLENGDYELANAEKLRLEQLQRQARKLQERGWQPRWFRKDEDGCYSYVGGYWETREKKNWDGIPDIFGQSSDLPSCSGEE, encoded by the exons ATGAACCCGCTGTGCTGCATTGCGCCGGTTTCGGTCGATCGGGACCGGGGCACCCCGGTGGCGGCGAAGCAGTTGGGTGAGTGCCAGATAGGCCCGGAGGCTCCGATCCGGAACGTTAGCTACGGTTCGAGGCCGAGCTACTCGGCTCAGGTCTCGTCGGCCGGTACTGAAACGGACAGGGCTTCCGTCGCGGCGGGGCATGAGGTTGAAGATACGATCAGTGAAGCAAGGGATTCGAAGGTGTTTGGCGGAGGCGTGAGCGGAGGCGTGGCTGGGATTCTGTACAAATGGGTGAACTACGGGAAGGGGTGGCGGTCGCGGTGGTTTGTGCTCGAAGACGGCGTGCTTTCGTACTATAAGGTTCATGGACCGGACAAGATTTTGATGAGCCAGGTGAGAGAGAAGGGGTTGAGGGTGATCGGAGAGGACTCGCTGAGGTATATGAAGAAGGCGAATTGGGGAAGTAATCGGCTTGGCGGCGCGGCGGCGGCGGCGAGGCCGTGGAAGCCTTTCGGAGAAGTGCATTTGAAG GTCTCTTCAATTCGTGCCAGCAAATCAGATGATAAACGGCTTTCCATATTCACAGGAACTAAAACTCTTCACTTGTGGTGTGTATCGAGAGAGGACCGAGCTACATGGGTTGAGGCACTGCTCGGTGCTAAAGATCTGTTTCCTCGAGTCTTTACAAGCAATGATTTAGTACTTTCGAGAGATATAGTTGTCTCGACAGAGAAACTAAGACTAAGATTAGCACAGGAGGGCATTAATGAGCCAGTGATCAAAGACTGCGAGTCAATAATGCTCTTAGAAGTGTCAGAACTTCAGAACCAGTTGAAGGCTCTTCGGAGTAAACACGTGATGCTGTTGGAGTCATTGAGACAATTGGAG AAGGAGAAAATAGAGCTGGAAACTACAGTAGTGGATGAAACAAAGGAGCGTGAGTCATATGGACAGGGGGATAGGAGATTTAGTG ATTTCTATTCCGTCTTATCTGAGGGCAGTGCAAGTGATTCTGATGCAGATAATGAAAGCCAAATTGAAACAGATGAAGATGAGGGAACATATTTTGATACACATGACATTTTGTCTTCAGAAGCTCTAAGAAGTGCTTCCTATCGAAGTAGAGAAGTCTTGGGGAATG ATACTCTAAGAAGTGCTTCCTACCGGAGCAAGGAAGGTTTGGGAAATGGTTCTATATTTGAAAGAGATTCTTTCTTTTCCGATCGATTGCATGGAGTTGAAGAGATCACGACAATTAAATATCCATATGTGAAAAGGAGGGATAATTTGCCAGAAcccaaggagaaagagaagccTATTAGCTTGTGGTCGATTATCAAGGATAATATTGGGAAGGACTTGTCTGGAGTTTGTCTtcctgtttattttaatgaacCACTCTCATCGTTGCAAAAGTGCTTTGAAGATCTGGAATATTCAAACTTGGTTGATCGAGCATCGGAATGGGGAAAGCGG GGAAATGATTTAATGAGAATTCTAAATGTTGCAGCATTTGCTGTATCTGGCTATGCATCAACAGAAGGTCGGCATTGCAAACCCTTTAATCCTCTCCTTGGGGAGACCTATGAGGCCGACTATCCAGATAAAGGACTTCGTTTTTTCTCTGAAAAG GTGAGTCACCACCCAATGGTTGTTGCTTGTCACTGTGAAGGAAGAGGTTGGAAATTCTGGGCGGACTCCAATCTCAAAGGCAAGTTTTGGGGGCGTTCTATTCAGCTTGATCCTGTGGGTACCCTTGCCTTGCAGTTTGAGGATGGGGAGACGTTTCAGTGGAGCAAGGTCACTACCTCTATATACAATATCATACTAGGAAAAATTTATTGCGACCACTATGGCACCATGCGCATCAGGGGCAGTGGCAATTATTCCTGCAAGCTAAAGTTCAAGGAGCAGTCTATTATAGATCGAAATCCACATCAG CCATTGGAATTTCAGGTTCATGGATTTGTTCAAGACAATAGAACTGGAGAGAAAGTAGCAATGTTGGTGGGTAAGTGGGACGAGGCAATGTACTACGTGCTGGGAGATCCAACTACAAAACCAAAGGGTTATGATCCTATGACAGAAGCTGTGCTTCTCTGGGAAAGAGATGACTATGTTACCAAGACAAGATACAATCTCTCTCCTTTTGCAATATCCCTTAATGAACTGACACCTGGCCTATTGGAGAGGTTACCGCCTACAGACTCAAGGCTAAGGCCAGATCAAAGACATTTGGAGAATGGCGATTATGAATTGGCAAATGCAGAGAAACTAAGACTTGAACAGCTACAAAGACAG GCAAGGAAGTTGCAAGAGAGAGGGTGGCAGCCAAGATGGTTTCGGAAGGACGAGGATGGTTGTTATAGTTACGTGGGAGGGTATTGGGAAACTAGGGAGAAGAAGAATTGGGACGGAATTCCCGATATTTTTGGCCAGAGTAGTGATTTGCCTTCGTGTTCCGGTGAAGAGTAA
- the LOC126607533 gene encoding oxysterol-binding protein-related protein 1D-like isoform X2 — translation MNPLCCIAPVSVDRDRGTPVAAKQLGECQIGPEAPIRNVSYGSRPSYSAQVSSAGTETDRASVAAGHEVEDTISEARDSKVFGGGVSGGVAGILYKWVNYGKGWRSRWFVLEDGVLSYYKVHGPDKILMSQVREKGLRVIGEDSLRYMKKANWGSNRLGGAAAAARPWKPFGEVHLKVSSIRASKSDDKRLSIFTGTKTLHLWCVSREDRATWVEALLGAKDLFPRVFTSNDLVLSRDIVVSTEKLRLRLAQEGINEPVIKDCESIMLLEVSELQNQLKALRSKHVMLLESLRQLEKEKIELETTVVDETKERESYGQGDRRFSDFYSVLSEGSASDSDADNESQIETDEDEGTYFDTHDILSSEALRSASYRSREVLGNDTLRSASYRSKEGLGNGSIFERDSFFSDRLHGVEEITTIKYPYVKRRDNLPEPKEKEKPISLWSIIKDNIGKDLSGVCLPVYFNEPLSSLQKCFEDLEYSNLVDRASEWGKRGNDLMRILNVAAFAVSGYASTEGRHCKPFNPLLGETYEADYPDKGLRFFSEKVSHHPMVVACHCEGRGWKFWADSNLKGKFWGRSIQLDPVGTLALQFEDGETFQWSKVTTSIYNIILGKIYCDHYGTMRIRGSGNYSCKLKFKEQSIIDRNPHQVHGFVQDNRTGEKVAMLVGKWDEAMYYVLGDPTTKPKGYDPMTEAVLLWERDDYVTKTRYNLSPFAISLNELTPGLLERLPPTDSRLRPDQRHLENGDYELANAEKLRLEQLQRQARKLQERGWQPRWFRKDEDGCYSYVGGYWETREKKNWDGIPDIFGQSSDLPSCSGEE, via the exons ATGAACCCGCTGTGCTGCATTGCGCCGGTTTCGGTCGATCGGGACCGGGGCACCCCGGTGGCGGCGAAGCAGTTGGGTGAGTGCCAGATAGGCCCGGAGGCTCCGATCCGGAACGTTAGCTACGGTTCGAGGCCGAGCTACTCGGCTCAGGTCTCGTCGGCCGGTACTGAAACGGACAGGGCTTCCGTCGCGGCGGGGCATGAGGTTGAAGATACGATCAGTGAAGCAAGGGATTCGAAGGTGTTTGGCGGAGGCGTGAGCGGAGGCGTGGCTGGGATTCTGTACAAATGGGTGAACTACGGGAAGGGGTGGCGGTCGCGGTGGTTTGTGCTCGAAGACGGCGTGCTTTCGTACTATAAGGTTCATGGACCGGACAAGATTTTGATGAGCCAGGTGAGAGAGAAGGGGTTGAGGGTGATCGGAGAGGACTCGCTGAGGTATATGAAGAAGGCGAATTGGGGAAGTAATCGGCTTGGCGGCGCGGCGGCGGCGGCGAGGCCGTGGAAGCCTTTCGGAGAAGTGCATTTGAAG GTCTCTTCAATTCGTGCCAGCAAATCAGATGATAAACGGCTTTCCATATTCACAGGAACTAAAACTCTTCACTTGTGGTGTGTATCGAGAGAGGACCGAGCTACATGGGTTGAGGCACTGCTCGGTGCTAAAGATCTGTTTCCTCGAGTCTTTACAAGCAATGATTTAGTACTTTCGAGAGATATAGTTGTCTCGACAGAGAAACTAAGACTAAGATTAGCACAGGAGGGCATTAATGAGCCAGTGATCAAAGACTGCGAGTCAATAATGCTCTTAGAAGTGTCAGAACTTCAGAACCAGTTGAAGGCTCTTCGGAGTAAACACGTGATGCTGTTGGAGTCATTGAGACAATTGGAG AAGGAGAAAATAGAGCTGGAAACTACAGTAGTGGATGAAACAAAGGAGCGTGAGTCATATGGACAGGGGGATAGGAGATTTAGTG ATTTCTATTCCGTCTTATCTGAGGGCAGTGCAAGTGATTCTGATGCAGATAATGAAAGCCAAATTGAAACAGATGAAGATGAGGGAACATATTTTGATACACATGACATTTTGTCTTCAGAAGCTCTAAGAAGTGCTTCCTATCGAAGTAGAGAAGTCTTGGGGAATG ATACTCTAAGAAGTGCTTCCTACCGGAGCAAGGAAGGTTTGGGAAATGGTTCTATATTTGAAAGAGATTCTTTCTTTTCCGATCGATTGCATGGAGTTGAAGAGATCACGACAATTAAATATCCATATGTGAAAAGGAGGGATAATTTGCCAGAAcccaaggagaaagagaagccTATTAGCTTGTGGTCGATTATCAAGGATAATATTGGGAAGGACTTGTCTGGAGTTTGTCTtcctgtttattttaatgaacCACTCTCATCGTTGCAAAAGTGCTTTGAAGATCTGGAATATTCAAACTTGGTTGATCGAGCATCGGAATGGGGAAAGCGG GGAAATGATTTAATGAGAATTCTAAATGTTGCAGCATTTGCTGTATCTGGCTATGCATCAACAGAAGGTCGGCATTGCAAACCCTTTAATCCTCTCCTTGGGGAGACCTATGAGGCCGACTATCCAGATAAAGGACTTCGTTTTTTCTCTGAAAAG GTGAGTCACCACCCAATGGTTGTTGCTTGTCACTGTGAAGGAAGAGGTTGGAAATTCTGGGCGGACTCCAATCTCAAAGGCAAGTTTTGGGGGCGTTCTATTCAGCTTGATCCTGTGGGTACCCTTGCCTTGCAGTTTGAGGATGGGGAGACGTTTCAGTGGAGCAAGGTCACTACCTCTATATACAATATCATACTAGGAAAAATTTATTGCGACCACTATGGCACCATGCGCATCAGGGGCAGTGGCAATTATTCCTGCAAGCTAAAGTTCAAGGAGCAGTCTATTATAGATCGAAATCCACATCAG GTTCATGGATTTGTTCAAGACAATAGAACTGGAGAGAAAGTAGCAATGTTGGTGGGTAAGTGGGACGAGGCAATGTACTACGTGCTGGGAGATCCAACTACAAAACCAAAGGGTTATGATCCTATGACAGAAGCTGTGCTTCTCTGGGAAAGAGATGACTATGTTACCAAGACAAGATACAATCTCTCTCCTTTTGCAATATCCCTTAATGAACTGACACCTGGCCTATTGGAGAGGTTACCGCCTACAGACTCAAGGCTAAGGCCAGATCAAAGACATTTGGAGAATGGCGATTATGAATTGGCAAATGCAGAGAAACTAAGACTTGAACAGCTACAAAGACAG GCAAGGAAGTTGCAAGAGAGAGGGTGGCAGCCAAGATGGTTTCGGAAGGACGAGGATGGTTGTTATAGTTACGTGGGAGGGTATTGGGAAACTAGGGAGAAGAAGAATTGGGACGGAATTCCCGATATTTTTGGCCAGAGTAGTGATTTGCCTTCGTGTTCCGGTGAAGAGTAA
- the LOC126608330 gene encoding actin-related protein 3-like isoform X2 — MDPASRPAVVIDNGSGYTKMGFAGNVEPCYTVPTVVALNESFLNPSRTSSKSGWIAQHNAGVMADLDFFIGDEALERSRSSTTYNLSYPVRQGQVENWDSMERFWQQSIFNYLRCDPEDHYFLLTESPLTAPESREYTGEIMFETFNVPGLYIAVNSVLALAAGYTTSKCEMTGVVVDVGDGATHIVPVAEGYVIGSSIKSVPIAGKDVTLFVQQLMRERGENVPPDDSFDVARRVKEMYCYTSSDIVKEFNKHDKEPSKYIKQWRGIKPKTGAPYSCDIGYERFLGPEVFFNPEIYSTDFTTPLPVVIDKCIQSAPIDTRRSLYKNIVLSGGSTMFKDFHRRLQRDIKKIVDARLLASEARVGGEVKSHPVEVNVVSHPIQRFAVWFGGSACHTKEEYEEYGASICRTNPVFKGMY, encoded by the exons ATGGACCCGGCCTCTCGCCCAGCTGTAGTAATCGACAATGGAAGTGG GTATACTAAAATGGGTTTCGCGGGAAATGTCGAGCCATGTTACACTGTTCCGACTGTAGTTGCATTAAACGAATCGTTTTTGAACCCGTCCAGAACCTCCTCCAAGTCCGGCTGGATAGCGCAGCACAACGCTGGCGTGATGGCTGATCTTGATTTCTTTATTGGGGATGAGGCGCTGGAAAGATCTCGATCAAGTACAACTTACAATCTAAGCTATCCCGTTCGACAGGGCCAAGTCGAGAATTGGGATTCAATGGAGCGGTTCTGGCAGCAAAGTATATTTAACTACTTGCGTTGTGATCCTGAAGaccattattttcttttaactGAGAGTCCGCTTACTGCCCCGGAGAGCCGGGAGTATACCGGTGAAATCATGTTCGAAACTTTCAATGTTCCTGGCCTTTACATTGCCGTGAATTCGGTACTTGCTCTTGCAGCTGGTTACACTACCTCCAAG TGTGAGATGACAGGGGTTGTAGTAGACGTTGGAGATGGGGCAACTCATATTGTTCCTGTTGCAGAAGGTTATGTTATTGGGAGCAGCATCAAGTCAGTTCCTATTGCCGGGAAAGATGTCACTCTCTTCGTCCAGCAGCTTATGCGG gaaagaggagagaatgTGCCACCAGACGACTCCTTTGATGTAGCTCGCAGAGTGAAGGAAATGTATTGCTATACTAGTTCTGATATTGTCAAG GAGTTTAATAAGCACGATAAAGAACCATCCAAGTATATTAAGCAATGGAGAGGCATCAAACCAAAAACAGGGGCGCCCTACTCTTGTGACATTGGCTATGAACGATTTCTTGGCCCAGAG GTTTTCTTCAATCCTGAGATTTATAGCACCGACTTCACCACTCCCTTACCCGTTGTAATTGACAAGTGTATTCAGTCTGCTCCAATTGACACTAGGAGGTCTTTGTATAAG AATATAGTGTTGTCTGGAGGTTCAACCATGTTCAAGGACTTCCATAGGAGGTTGCAACGGGATATAAAGAAGATTGTGGATGCCCGGCTTCTTGCATCTGAAGCTCGAGTTGGTGGAGAAGTAAAA TCACATCCAGTGGAAGTGAATGTAGTTAGCCATCCCATCCAGAGATTTGCAGTTTGGTTTGGCGGCTCA GCTTGCCATACAAAAGAAGAGTATGAGGAATACGGTGCAAGCATATGCAGAACAAATCCTGTTTTCAAGGGGATGTATTGA
- the LOC126608330 gene encoding actin-related protein 3-like isoform X1 → MDPASRPAVVIDNGSGYTKMGFAGNVEPCYTVPTVVALNESFLNPSRTSSKSGWIAQHNAGVMADLDFFIGDEALERSRSSTTYNLSYPVRQGQVENWDSMERFWQQSIFNYLRCDPEDHYFLLTESPLTAPESREYTGEIMFETFNVPGLYIAVNSVLALAAGYTTSKCEMTGVVVDVGDGATHIVPVAEGYVIGSSIKSVPIAGKDVTLFVQQLMRERGENVPPDDSFDVARRVKEMYCYTSSDIVKEFNKHDKEPSKYIKQWRGIKPKTGAPYSCDIGYERFLGPEVFFNPEIYSTDFTTPLPVVIDKCIQSAPIDTRRSLYKNIVLSGGSTMFKDFHRRLQRDIKKIVDARLLASEARVGGEVKSHPVEVNVVSHPIQRFAVWFGGSVLASTPEFFAACHTKEEYEEYGASICRTNPVFKGMY, encoded by the exons ATGGACCCGGCCTCTCGCCCAGCTGTAGTAATCGACAATGGAAGTGG GTATACTAAAATGGGTTTCGCGGGAAATGTCGAGCCATGTTACACTGTTCCGACTGTAGTTGCATTAAACGAATCGTTTTTGAACCCGTCCAGAACCTCCTCCAAGTCCGGCTGGATAGCGCAGCACAACGCTGGCGTGATGGCTGATCTTGATTTCTTTATTGGGGATGAGGCGCTGGAAAGATCTCGATCAAGTACAACTTACAATCTAAGCTATCCCGTTCGACAGGGCCAAGTCGAGAATTGGGATTCAATGGAGCGGTTCTGGCAGCAAAGTATATTTAACTACTTGCGTTGTGATCCTGAAGaccattattttcttttaactGAGAGTCCGCTTACTGCCCCGGAGAGCCGGGAGTATACCGGTGAAATCATGTTCGAAACTTTCAATGTTCCTGGCCTTTACATTGCCGTGAATTCGGTACTTGCTCTTGCAGCTGGTTACACTACCTCCAAG TGTGAGATGACAGGGGTTGTAGTAGACGTTGGAGATGGGGCAACTCATATTGTTCCTGTTGCAGAAGGTTATGTTATTGGGAGCAGCATCAAGTCAGTTCCTATTGCCGGGAAAGATGTCACTCTCTTCGTCCAGCAGCTTATGCGG gaaagaggagagaatgTGCCACCAGACGACTCCTTTGATGTAGCTCGCAGAGTGAAGGAAATGTATTGCTATACTAGTTCTGATATTGTCAAG GAGTTTAATAAGCACGATAAAGAACCATCCAAGTATATTAAGCAATGGAGAGGCATCAAACCAAAAACAGGGGCGCCCTACTCTTGTGACATTGGCTATGAACGATTTCTTGGCCCAGAG GTTTTCTTCAATCCTGAGATTTATAGCACCGACTTCACCACTCCCTTACCCGTTGTAATTGACAAGTGTATTCAGTCTGCTCCAATTGACACTAGGAGGTCTTTGTATAAG AATATAGTGTTGTCTGGAGGTTCAACCATGTTCAAGGACTTCCATAGGAGGTTGCAACGGGATATAAAGAAGATTGTGGATGCCCGGCTTCTTGCATCTGAAGCTCGAGTTGGTGGAGAAGTAAAA TCACATCCAGTGGAAGTGAATGTAGTTAGCCATCCCATCCAGAGATTTGCAGTTTGGTTTGGCGGCTCAGTACTTGCATCCACACCTGAATTCTTTGCA GCTTGCCATACAAAAGAAGAGTATGAGGAATACGGTGCAAGCATATGCAGAACAAATCCTGTTTTCAAGGGGATGTATTGA